One segment of Manihot esculenta cultivar AM560-2 chromosome 4, M.esculenta_v8, whole genome shotgun sequence DNA contains the following:
- the LOC110612848 gene encoding phosphatidylinositol transfer protein 1 isoform X1, producing MVQIKEFRVVMPMSLEEYQIAQMYMVMKMQQQNTSSSEGVEVLENRPLEDDVFGQCQYTSKVYRLQSKAPTWLTTFAPADALIMQEEAWNAYPRCKTVIKCPYFTKFSLTVETIHRADNGQSENVHGLTKEQLAARQIEFIDIASAESDYWSYVIGSNSVDFCKFKSSRTGRGPLMDGWQDTCKPVMTAYKLVTVDAPYWGFGYRLEQAILAGERALFLESHRNCFAWIDEWFGMSMQQIRELELQSDFSLNKKIGKPTVMTTSEDFDQKLPLENEDAQGKRFQPKPEKHELVVDT from the exons ATGGTCCAAATCAAGGAATT ccgagtTGTGATGCCCATGTCACTTGAAGAG TACCAGATAGCCCAGATGTACATGGTAATGAAGATGCAGCAACAGAACACTAGTAGTTCTGAGGGTGTTGAAGTATTGGAGAACAGACCATTGGAGGATGATGTATTTGGACAGTGCCAATACACATCCAAGGTTTATCGGTTGCAAAg CAAGGCTCCTACTTGGCTTACAACTTTTGCACCAGCAGATGCTCTCATCATGCAAGAAGAAGCTTGGAATGCATACCCAAGATGCAAAACCG TAATCAAG TGCCCATACTTCACCAAGTTTTCTTTAACAGTTGAAACTATTCATAGGGCTGACAATGGTCAATCAGAAAAT GTACATGGTTTAACCAAAGAACAACTAGCTGCCAGGCAGATTGAATTTATTGATATAGCCTCAGCAGAATCCGATTATTGGAGTTATGTTATTGGAAGTAACAGTGTGGACTTCTGTAAGTTTAAATCTTCAAGAACTGGTCGTGGTCCACTTATGGATGGATGGCAG GATACATGTAAACCTGTCATGACAGCATACAAGTTGGTAACAGTCGATGCACCATATTGGGGCTTTGGGTATCGACTTGAACAGGCTATACTAGCG GGTGAAAGGGCTCTTTTCTTAGAGAGTCATCGGAATTGTTTTGCTTGGATTGATGAATGGTTTGGGATGTCAATGCAACAAATACGTGAACTTGAATTACAGAGtgatttttcattaaataag AAAATTGGAAAGCCAACTGTAATGACAACTTCTGAAGACTTTGATCAGAAGTTGCCCCTTGAAAATGAAGACGCTCAGGGCAAGAGATTTCAACCTAAACCAGAGAAGCATGAACTTGTTGTGGATACTTAA
- the LOC110613956 gene encoding tRNA-splicing endonuclease subunit Sen2-1 translates to MAPRWKGKGSEAKALADPMSKIVSQLSTSLIQVDAHGLLSGCSVLLAVETEQMELLTRGCFGRPIITAEKDKQWFQLGPEEAFYLFYSLKCLKIVGEDNCHKNAFELWQYMKSKKASFPDSCKAYFHLRMKNWIVRSGSQYGVDFVAYCHHPSLVHSEYAVLVLSEEENGDMNERLRLWSDFHCTIRLCGSVAKTLLVVSINKNGHGAVSPSCLERFSIKEHIVTRWIPELSREDQSTTEKENQMQSQTGLL, encoded by the exons ATGGCCCCAAGATGGAAAGGCAAGGGATCAGAAGCCaaagctcttgcagatcctaTGTCAAAGATTGTTTCACAGCTTTCTACATCTCTAATCCAAGTAGATGCACATGGGTTACTCTCTGGATGCAGTGTGCTTCTTGCAGTGGAAACAGAACAGATGGAACTTCTCACTCGTGGGTGTTTTGGCCGACCTATTATTACAGCCGAGAAGGATAAGCAATGGTTTCAACTTGGTCCGGAGGAAGCCTTTTATTTGTTCTATTCTTTGAAATGCCTCAAGATTGTTGGTGAAGATAATTGTCATAAGAATGCTTTTGAGTTATGGCAGTACATGAAATCCAAAAAGGCAAGTTTCCCTGATTCTTGCAAGGCTTATTTTCATCTTCGAATGAAAAATTGGATTGTGAGATCAGGATCCCAGTATGGTGTAGACTTTGTTGCATATTGTCATCATCCATCTTTGGTCCATTCTGAATATGCTGTGCTGGTTTTATCAGAAGAAGAAAATGGTGATATGAATGAAAGATTGAGATTGTGGTCTGATTTTCATTGTACAATTCGACTTTGTGGAAGTGTTGCAAAAACACTGTTAGTTGTTAGCATCAATAAAAATGGTCATGGTGCTGTCTCTCCATCATGTTTAGAGAGATTCTCTATTAAAGAGCACATAGTCACTAGATGGATTCCTGAGCTAAGTCGTGAAGATCAATCAACTACTGAAAAAGAAAACCAA ATGCAGAGTCAGACTGGATTACTGTAG
- the LOC110612848 gene encoding phosphatidylinositol transfer protein 1 isoform X2: MPMSLEEYQIAQMYMVMKMQQQNTSSSEGVEVLENRPLEDDVFGQCQYTSKVYRLQSKAPTWLTTFAPADALIMQEEAWNAYPRCKTVIKCPYFTKFSLTVETIHRADNGQSENVHGLTKEQLAARQIEFIDIASAESDYWSYVIGSNSVDFCKFKSSRTGRGPLMDGWQDTCKPVMTAYKLVTVDAPYWGFGYRLEQAILAGERALFLESHRNCFAWIDEWFGMSMQQIRELELQSDFSLNKKIGKPTVMTTSEDFDQKLPLENEDAQGKRFQPKPEKHELVVDT, translated from the exons ATGCCCATGTCACTTGAAGAG TACCAGATAGCCCAGATGTACATGGTAATGAAGATGCAGCAACAGAACACTAGTAGTTCTGAGGGTGTTGAAGTATTGGAGAACAGACCATTGGAGGATGATGTATTTGGACAGTGCCAATACACATCCAAGGTTTATCGGTTGCAAAg CAAGGCTCCTACTTGGCTTACAACTTTTGCACCAGCAGATGCTCTCATCATGCAAGAAGAAGCTTGGAATGCATACCCAAGATGCAAAACCG TAATCAAG TGCCCATACTTCACCAAGTTTTCTTTAACAGTTGAAACTATTCATAGGGCTGACAATGGTCAATCAGAAAAT GTACATGGTTTAACCAAAGAACAACTAGCTGCCAGGCAGATTGAATTTATTGATATAGCCTCAGCAGAATCCGATTATTGGAGTTATGTTATTGGAAGTAACAGTGTGGACTTCTGTAAGTTTAAATCTTCAAGAACTGGTCGTGGTCCACTTATGGATGGATGGCAG GATACATGTAAACCTGTCATGACAGCATACAAGTTGGTAACAGTCGATGCACCATATTGGGGCTTTGGGTATCGACTTGAACAGGCTATACTAGCG GGTGAAAGGGCTCTTTTCTTAGAGAGTCATCGGAATTGTTTTGCTTGGATTGATGAATGGTTTGGGATGTCAATGCAACAAATACGTGAACTTGAATTACAGAGtgatttttcattaaataag AAAATTGGAAAGCCAACTGTAATGACAACTTCTGAAGACTTTGATCAGAAGTTGCCCCTTGAAAATGAAGACGCTCAGGGCAAGAGATTTCAACCTAAACCAGAGAAGCATGAACTTGTTGTGGATACTTAA
- the LOC110613893 gene encoding phosphoinositide phospholipase C 2 yields MAVPKEIKALFERYSDDGIMTIDHLRRFLVEIQKQDNATVGDAQDIFYHLHELELGLNLDAFFKYLFSDINPPLDPKLGVHHDMTAPLSHYFIFTGHNSYLTGNQLSSDCSDVPIIDALQKGVRVIELDLWPNSNKDDVDVLHGRTLTTPVELIKCLRSIKEHAFTASDYPVAITLEDHLTPDLQAKVAEMVTQTFGDILFFPGSEGLKELPSPEFLKRRIIISTKPPKEYLEAKEKKEKDSEDADDMNDLDEDCDDEDEDDEGDITSKRYVAREYKQLITIHAGKPKGGLEECFKVDPEKVRRLSLSEPQLESAAEAHAKEIIRFTQRNILRVYPKGTRIDSSNYNPLIGWMHGAQMVAFNMQGHGKSLWSMYGMFRANGGCGYVKKPDFLLKSSSHGFDPRVELPVKTILKVKVYMGKGWSDDFKGTSFDVFSTPDFYVRVGIAGVPADSVMKTTEARTNTWTPVWNEELKFPLTVPELALLRIEVNEYDMSEKDDFGGQTCLPVFELRRGIRAVPLYNFEGEKYNSTKLLMQFDFA; encoded by the exons ATGGCGGTGCCGAAGGAGATCAAGGCATTGTTTGAACGGTACTCCGACGATGGCATCATGACCATTGATCATCTCCGCAGGTTTCTCGTTGAGATCCAAAAGCAAGACAATGCTACCGTCGGCGATGCGCAGGACATATTTTATCATCTTCACGAGCTCGAACTAGGTCTCAATCTTGACGCCTTTTTCAAATACCTTTTCAGCGATATTAACCCGCCTCTCGATCCTAAACTTGGG GTACACCATGATATGACTGCTCCTCTGTCACATTATTTCATATTTACTGGGCATAATTCATATCTAACTGGGAATCAACTTAGTAGTGACTGCAGTGATGTTCCCATCATAGACGCTTTGCAGAAAGGAGTGAGAGTGATTGAATTGGATTTATGGCCTAATTCCAATAAGGATGATGTGGATGTTCTTCATGGGAG GACACTGACAACACCCGTGGAACTTATTAAGTGTTTGAGGTCTATCAAGGAACATGCCTTTACTGCATCTGATTATCCAGTTGCTATAACTCTAGAAGACCACCTTACTCCAGATCTTCAGGCTAAAGTGGCTGAG ATGGTCACTCAAACATTTGGAGACATCCTGTTTTTTCCTGGCTCAGAAGGCCTAAAGGAATTGCCCTCCCCAGAATTTTTGAAGAGACGAATTATCATATCTACCAAACCACCAAAGGAATACCTCGAGGCCaaagagaaaaaggagaagGATAGTGAAGATGCTGATGATATG AATGATTTGGATGAAGACTGTGATGATGAGGATGAGGATGATGAAGGAGATATAACATCAAAGCGATATGTAGCACGAGAGTATAAACAGTTAATTACTATTCATGCGGGAAAGCCTAAAGGTGGACTAGAAGAATGTTTCAAAGTGGATCCTGAGAAAGTGAGACGTCTTAGCTTAAGTGAGCCACAACTTGAAAGTGCTGCAGAAGCTCACGCAAAAGAAATTATCAG GTTTACCCAGCGAAATATACTTAGGGTGTATCCAAAGGGCACTCGTATTGACTCGTCCAACTACAATCCACTAATTGGGTGGATGCATGGTGCTCAAATGGTTGCTTTTAATATGCAG GGACATGGAAAATCACTTTGGTCAATGTATGGAATGTTCAGGGCCAATGGTGGGTGTGGTTATGTGAAGAAACCAGATTTTCTGTTGAAGTCTAGCTCTCATGGCTTTGATCCTAGAGTTGAGTTGCCTGTAAAAACAATATTGAAG GTGAAAGTATATATGGGCAAAGGATGGTCTGATGATTTCAAAGGCACAAGTTTTGATGTATTTTCTACACCAGACTTTTATGTTAGG GTAGGGATTGCTGGTGTCCCTGCAGATTCTGTAATGAAGACAACAGAGGCACGTACGAACACTTGGACACCTGTGTGGAACGAGGAACTTAAGTTCCCATTAACCGTTCCTGAACTGGCTCTGCTGCGCATTGAAGTTAATGAATATGACATGTCTGAGAAGGATGACTTTGGAGGCCAAACATGCCTTCCCGTATTCGAATTAAGAAGAGGCATTCGAGCAGTTCCACTCTATAACTTTGAGGGAGAGAAGTATAATTCTACAAAGCTCCTTATGCAGTTTGATTTTGCTTGA
- the LOC110612848 gene encoding phosphatidylinositol transfer protein 1 isoform X3 — MYMVMKMQQQNTSSSEGVEVLENRPLEDDVFGQCQYTSKVYRLQSKAPTWLTTFAPADALIMQEEAWNAYPRCKTVIKCPYFTKFSLTVETIHRADNGQSENVHGLTKEQLAARQIEFIDIASAESDYWSYVIGSNSVDFCKFKSSRTGRGPLMDGWQDTCKPVMTAYKLVTVDAPYWGFGYRLEQAILAGERALFLESHRNCFAWIDEWFGMSMQQIRELELQSDFSLNKKIGKPTVMTTSEDFDQKLPLENEDAQGKRFQPKPEKHELVVDT; from the exons ATGTACATGGTAATGAAGATGCAGCAACAGAACACTAGTAGTTCTGAGGGTGTTGAAGTATTGGAGAACAGACCATTGGAGGATGATGTATTTGGACAGTGCCAATACACATCCAAGGTTTATCGGTTGCAAAg CAAGGCTCCTACTTGGCTTACAACTTTTGCACCAGCAGATGCTCTCATCATGCAAGAAGAAGCTTGGAATGCATACCCAAGATGCAAAACCG TAATCAAG TGCCCATACTTCACCAAGTTTTCTTTAACAGTTGAAACTATTCATAGGGCTGACAATGGTCAATCAGAAAAT GTACATGGTTTAACCAAAGAACAACTAGCTGCCAGGCAGATTGAATTTATTGATATAGCCTCAGCAGAATCCGATTATTGGAGTTATGTTATTGGAAGTAACAGTGTGGACTTCTGTAAGTTTAAATCTTCAAGAACTGGTCGTGGTCCACTTATGGATGGATGGCAG GATACATGTAAACCTGTCATGACAGCATACAAGTTGGTAACAGTCGATGCACCATATTGGGGCTTTGGGTATCGACTTGAACAGGCTATACTAGCG GGTGAAAGGGCTCTTTTCTTAGAGAGTCATCGGAATTGTTTTGCTTGGATTGATGAATGGTTTGGGATGTCAATGCAACAAATACGTGAACTTGAATTACAGAGtgatttttcattaaataag AAAATTGGAAAGCCAACTGTAATGACAACTTCTGAAGACTTTGATCAGAAGTTGCCCCTTGAAAATGAAGACGCTCAGGGCAAGAGATTTCAACCTAAACCAGAGAAGCATGAACTTGTTGTGGATACTTAA
- the LOC110612848 gene encoding phosphatidylinositol transfer protein 1 isoform X4: MVQIKEFRVVMPMSLEEYQIAQMYMVMKMQQQNTSSSEGVEVLENRPLEDDVFGQCQYTSKVYRLQSKAPTWLTTFAPADALIMQEEAWNAYPRCKTVIKCPYFTKFSLTVETIHRADNGQSENDTCKPVMTAYKLVTVDAPYWGFGYRLEQAILAGERALFLESHRNCFAWIDEWFGMSMQQIRELELQSDFSLNKKIGKPTVMTTSEDFDQKLPLENEDAQGKRFQPKPEKHELVVDT, translated from the exons ATGGTCCAAATCAAGGAATT ccgagtTGTGATGCCCATGTCACTTGAAGAG TACCAGATAGCCCAGATGTACATGGTAATGAAGATGCAGCAACAGAACACTAGTAGTTCTGAGGGTGTTGAAGTATTGGAGAACAGACCATTGGAGGATGATGTATTTGGACAGTGCCAATACACATCCAAGGTTTATCGGTTGCAAAg CAAGGCTCCTACTTGGCTTACAACTTTTGCACCAGCAGATGCTCTCATCATGCAAGAAGAAGCTTGGAATGCATACCCAAGATGCAAAACCG TAATCAAG TGCCCATACTTCACCAAGTTTTCTTTAACAGTTGAAACTATTCATAGGGCTGACAATGGTCAATCAGAAAAT GATACATGTAAACCTGTCATGACAGCATACAAGTTGGTAACAGTCGATGCACCATATTGGGGCTTTGGGTATCGACTTGAACAGGCTATACTAGCG GGTGAAAGGGCTCTTTTCTTAGAGAGTCATCGGAATTGTTTTGCTTGGATTGATGAATGGTTTGGGATGTCAATGCAACAAATACGTGAACTTGAATTACAGAGtgatttttcattaaataag AAAATTGGAAAGCCAACTGTAATGACAACTTCTGAAGACTTTGATCAGAAGTTGCCCCTTGAAAATGAAGACGCTCAGGGCAAGAGATTTCAACCTAAACCAGAGAAGCATGAACTTGTTGTGGATACTTAA